A single Planktothrix serta PCC 8927 DNA region contains:
- a CDS encoding alpha/beta fold hydrolase has translation MSITKNEIKVGSLDWFYRETNPETTEKIPVVLLHGLVSQSYSWLVIMDELEKQGYKAIAPDWIGSGYSGKPDQRDFDYTPDAFIQGLAGFLEQLKLEKFYLVVQGFLGSMGLQYALRYPEQIEKLIILNTPISTSAKLPWKLQQMALPFVGDMITQDPLLVDRTLEGGSKYVIEDKVLEVYRSPFLKASAAGRSLLATLKNLRLKEAMMEIESGFKNWHHPTQIIWGLIDPWLNFTDVETFANGISGAEIVTLEKAGHYPQEHWPQEISEALILFLRKKVV, from the coding sequence ATGTCAATTACTAAAAACGAAATTAAAGTCGGCTCTTTAGATTGGTTTTATCGAGAAACAAATCCCGAAACAACTGAGAAAATTCCAGTGGTGTTATTGCATGGATTAGTTTCTCAAAGCTACAGTTGGTTAGTGATTATGGATGAATTAGAAAAACAAGGATATAAAGCGATCGCACCGGACTGGATCGGCTCTGGATATTCGGGAAAACCAGATCAACGAGATTTTGACTATACTCCTGATGCGTTTATTCAAGGGTTAGCGGGATTTTTAGAACAATTAAAACTAGAAAAATTTTATTTAGTTGTTCAAGGATTTTTAGGTTCAATGGGATTACAATATGCCCTACGTTATCCTGAACAAATTGAAAAATTAATTATTCTCAATACTCCTATTTCCACATCAGCTAAACTCCCCTGGAAATTACAACAAATGGCGTTACCGTTTGTGGGAGATATGATCACCCAAGACCCGTTATTAGTGGATAGAACTTTAGAAGGAGGCAGTAAATATGTGATTGAGGATAAGGTTTTAGAAGTTTATCGCAGTCCGTTTTTAAAAGCTTCGGCGGCGGGGCGATCGCTCTTAGCAACCTTAAAAAATTTACGCTTAAAAGAGGCGATGATGGAAATAGAATCTGGCTTTAAAAATTGGCATCATCCAACTCAAATCATTTGGGGATTAATTGACCCTTGGTTAAATTTTACCGATGTTGAAACCTTTGCAAACGGGATTTCTGGGGCAGAAATTGTCACCTTAGAAAAAGCCGGACATTACCCTCAAGAACATTGGCCCCAAGAAATTAGTGAAGCTTTAATCTTGTTTTTGCGGAAAAAAGTAGTTTAG
- a CDS encoding heavy metal translocating P-type ATPase, whose translation MKTSYFRLKGMGCASCANTIETAIQNVDGVAICHVNFGAEQATVEFDPKQTNIEQIQQAVTDAGYTAKPIEDTTSHLQDTEKENREIEQKLTQKVLISAIISVFLIIGGLPMMTGLNLPFIPTWMHNPWLQLILTTPILFWSGQTFFLGAWKGLKRHQADMNTLIAVGTGAAYLYSIFVTFFPQFFLNQGLSADVYYESAVVIITLILLGQLLEHRARGKTSDAIKKLMGLQPKTARLIRSGEEIDIPIEAVNVGDIIRVRPGEKIPVDGELIEGNSTVDESMVTGESFPVEKHPGDEVIGATINKTGSFKFRASRVGKDTVLAQIVLLVQQAQGSKAPIQKLADQVTGWFVPVVIAIAIATFILWFNLTGNLTLAITTTVGVLIIACPCALGLATPTSVMVGTGLGAEHGILIKGADSLELAHKIQTIVLDKTGTLTAGKPTVTQYVTVGGTNNDHELKLLRLAAAIEQQSEHPLAEAIVQYAKTQGVNFPLPEINNFQALAGMGVQGYISDRFVQIGTSRWMQELGIEIEPLQQYQLNWEAEGKTTAWMAVDGEIEGLMAISDALKPTSKTAIQALQKMGLEVIMLTGDNQKTAEAIASEVGIKRVFAEVRPDQKANMIKSLQTERKGRKKQPSIVAMVGDGINDAPALAQADVGIAIGTGTDVAIAASDITLISGDLMGLVTAIKLSKATLNNIRQNLFFAFIYNSAGIPIAAGILYPLTGWLLNPIIAGGAMAMSSISVVTNALRLRQFKLN comes from the coding sequence ATGAAAACAAGCTATTTCCGATTAAAGGGGATGGGGTGCGCCTCCTGCGCCAATACCATAGAAACAGCGATTCAAAATGTTGATGGGGTTGCAATTTGTCACGTTAATTTTGGCGCTGAACAAGCAACGGTTGAATTCGATCCCAAGCAAACTAATATTGAGCAAATTCAACAGGCGGTTACAGATGCGGGATATACTGCTAAACCCATAGAAGATACCACTTCTCATCTCCAAGATACGGAAAAAGAGAACCGAGAAATTGAACAAAAATTAACCCAAAAAGTGTTAATTAGTGCAATTATTAGTGTGTTTTTAATCATCGGAGGATTACCGATGATGACGGGGTTAAATTTACCCTTTATTCCTACTTGGATGCACAACCCTTGGTTACAATTAATCCTAACAACACCGATTTTATTTTGGTCGGGTCAAACCTTTTTTCTGGGAGCATGGAAAGGGTTAAAACGTCATCAAGCGGATATGAATACCTTAATAGCAGTAGGAACAGGCGCGGCGTATTTGTATTCAATTTTTGTCACTTTCTTCCCCCAATTCTTCCTCAATCAAGGGTTATCGGCGGATGTCTATTATGAATCAGCCGTTGTGATTATTACCTTAATTTTACTCGGTCAATTATTAGAACATCGCGCCAGAGGAAAAACCTCCGATGCGATTAAAAAATTAATGGGATTACAACCCAAAACCGCCCGTTTAATTCGGTCTGGAGAAGAAATTGATATTCCCATAGAAGCGGTGAATGTTGGTGATATTATTCGAGTCCGTCCTGGTGAAAAAATCCCCGTTGATGGGGAATTAATAGAAGGGAATTCAACGGTTGATGAATCGATGGTAACGGGAGAAAGTTTTCCCGTCGAAAAACATCCAGGAGATGAAGTGATTGGGGCGACAATTAATAAAACTGGAAGCTTTAAATTTAGAGCTTCACGGGTGGGAAAAGATACGGTATTAGCGCAAATTGTGCTGTTAGTTCAACAGGCGCAAGGGTCAAAAGCCCCGATTCAAAAATTAGCAGATCAGGTAACAGGTTGGTTTGTTCCGGTTGTAATTGCGATCGCGATCGCTACTTTTATTCTCTGGTTTAATTTAACCGGAAATCTTACTCTAGCAATAACAACAACCGTCGGAGTTTTAATTATTGCTTGTCCCTGTGCTTTGGGATTAGCAACACCGACTTCTGTGATGGTGGGAACAGGTTTAGGGGCTGAACATGGGATTTTAATTAAAGGTGCAGATAGTTTAGAATTAGCCCATAAAATCCAAACTATTGTATTAGATAAAACCGGAACTTTAACCGCCGGAAAACCCACCGTAACCCAGTATGTAACCGTTGGAGGAACAAATAACGACCATGAATTAAAATTATTACGATTAGCCGCAGCAATAGAACAACAATCTGAACATCCCTTAGCAGAAGCTATTGTTCAATATGCTAAAACCCAAGGAGTTAATTTTCCCTTACCTGAAATTAACAATTTTCAAGCCTTAGCGGGAATGGGAGTTCAAGGTTATATTTCAGATCGATTTGTCCAAATTGGAACCTCTCGCTGGATGCAAGAATTAGGGATTGAAATCGAACCCTTACAACAGTATCAATTGAATTGGGAGGCGGAAGGAAAAACCACAGCTTGGATGGCAGTAGATGGAGAAATAGAAGGGTTAATGGCGATTTCAGATGCTCTAAAACCGACTTCTAAAACGGCAATTCAAGCGTTACAAAAAATGGGGTTAGAGGTGATTATGTTAACCGGAGATAATCAAAAAACCGCCGAAGCGATCGCTTCTGAAGTCGGAATTAAACGGGTATTTGCAGAAGTGCGTCCCGACCAAAAAGCGAATATGATTAAATCTTTGCAAACTGAACGCAAAGGACGGAAAAAACAGCCTTCAATTGTAGCTATGGTCGGGGATGGAATTAATGATGCTCCGGCTTTAGCTCAAGCGGATGTAGGAATTGCTATTGGTACAGGAACAGATGTTGCGATCGCAGCCAGTGATATTACCTTAATTTCAGGGGATTTAATGGGACTGGTAACAGCAATTAAATTGAGTAAAGCTACCTTAAATAATATTCGCCAAAACCTATTTTTTGCCTTTATCTATAACTCAGCCGGAATACCAATTGCGGCGGGAATTCTTTATCCCTTAACAGGTTGGTTGCTGAATCCGATTATTGCAGGAGGAGCTATGGCGATGAGTTCAATTTCTGTTGTTACGAATGCTTTACGGTTACGTCAGTTTAAGCTGAATTAA
- a CDS encoding ParA family protein has translation MVQKIALFNHKGGVGSTTTTFNLGWMLAEKGKKVILADTNAQCNLTGMVLGEGTEEGEERIEQIYHTKSNIKTGLAPVFESQPKAIEAIDCIPIEGRDGLFLLPGNVGFAEYEVTLGIAQELSGSIQTLKNLPGAINYLFERTAEKFEADYILIDMSPSLGAINQNLLMISDFFIVPTTADFFSVMVIDSLSKVLPKWYRWAKSASALPILRNADYPFPDVTLRFLGTIIQNYRTHNGKETKAFQKGIQKIEETVSCKLFPILQTNNMTLPKEAYQYQGIQDTFTLAKIPDFNSLIGLSQEYQTPVYTLTADHVKLTGILLEHTQKKQEEFRETFSNLADKVIGLTTAYAVSN, from the coding sequence ATGGTTCAAAAAATTGCTCTCTTTAATCATAAAGGTGGTGTTGGGAGCACAACAACGACCTTTAATTTAGGTTGGATGCTGGCAGAGAAAGGTAAAAAAGTGATTTTAGCCGATACTAATGCTCAGTGTAATTTAACGGGAATGGTATTAGGAGAAGGAACAGAAGAAGGTGAAGAAAGAATCGAACAAATTTATCATACAAAATCTAACATTAAAACAGGTTTAGCTCCTGTATTTGAGTCTCAACCCAAAGCGATTGAAGCTATAGATTGTATCCCGATAGAGGGTCGAGACGGATTATTTTTGCTTCCGGGTAATGTGGGATTTGCAGAATATGAAGTTACTCTCGGTATTGCACAAGAGTTAAGCGGATCAATTCAAACACTGAAAAATTTACCTGGTGCGATTAATTATTTATTTGAAAGAACGGCTGAAAAGTTTGAAGCTGATTATATTTTAATTGATATGAGTCCTAGTTTAGGAGCAATTAATCAGAATTTGTTGATGATTAGTGACTTTTTTATAGTTCCTACAACGGCTGACTTTTTCTCGGTGATGGTAATTGATTCTTTATCTAAAGTTTTACCAAAGTGGTATCGTTGGGCTAAATCAGCTAGTGCTTTGCCAATTTTAAGAAATGCTGATTATCCTTTTCCTGATGTGACATTACGTTTTCTGGGAACAATTATACAGAACTATCGGACTCACAATGGCAAAGAAACAAAGGCTTTTCAAAAGGGGATTCAAAAAATCGAGGAAACTGTGAGTTGTAAGCTATTTCCTATTTTACAAACCAATAATATGACATTACCAAAGGAAGCTTATCAATATCAGGGGATTCAAGATACATTTACTTTAGCAAAAATTCCTGATTTCAATAGTTTAATTGGATTATCTCAAGAATACCAAACCCCAGTTTATACCTTAACAGCAGATCATGTAAAGCTAACGGGTATCTTATTAGAACACACTCAAAAAAAACAAGAAGAATTTAGAGAAACTTTTTCAAACTTAGCCGATAAAGTGATTGGATTAACCACCGCTTATGCAGTCAGTAATTGA
- the pedR gene encoding photosynthetic electron transport-dependent transcriptional regulator PedR, translating to MTQKDSRTPVSLSERELQVVELVASGLTNQEIADKLEISKRTVDNHISNILTKTATDNRVALVRWALQWGKVCLDHINCCPLPLITDEDEMEAIISSSVE from the coding sequence ATGACGCAAAAAGATTCTCGCACTCCTGTTTCACTCTCCGAACGAGAACTGCAAGTTGTGGAGTTAGTTGCGAGTGGATTAACGAATCAAGAAATTGCGGATAAACTAGAGATTAGTAAACGTACAGTCGATAATCATATCAGTAACATTCTCACAAAAACGGCAACGGATAACCGAGTGGCATTAGTCCGTTGGGCGTTGCAATGGGGAAAGGTTTGTCTGGATCATATTAACTGCTGTCCTCTACCGCTTATAACTGATGAGGATGAAATGGAGGCGATCATTTCTTCTTCTGTAGAATAG
- a CDS encoding Uma2 family endonuclease yields MILQVEAKQIYTLEEYLDFEVNSSERHEYINGEIRLMTGGTPNHNQIAGNLYATLNFALKRQPYRV; encoded by the coding sequence ATGATCTTACAAGTTGAAGCTAAACAAATCTATACCCTTGAAGAATATCTCGATTTTGAGGTTAATTCCTCAGAACGCCATGAATATATTAACGGTGAAATTAGACTTATGACAGGTGGAACTCCCAATCATAATCAAATTGCTGGTAATCTCTACGCGACGCTGAATTTTGCCCTCAAGCGTCAACCCTATCGTGTATAG
- a CDS encoding photosystem II protein, Psb35-related, with the protein MFTVLISLFIVGWVAAAVIGTQAYFRGEQTKPIHQRNWNSDSFEQIAQSVTGQETDYSVRIPAYSLDAYASNNLSN; encoded by the coding sequence ATGTTTACCGTTTTAATTTCCTTATTCATCGTCGGTTGGGTTGCGGCTGCTGTAATTGGGACTCAAGCTTACTTCCGGGGTGAACAAACCAAACCCATTCACCAACGGAATTGGAATTCTGACTCCTTTGAGCAAATCGCTCAGTCTGTTACAGGTCAAGAAACCGACTACAGCGTCCGCATCCCCGCCTATAGTTTGGATGCTTACGCCAGCAATAACTTAAGCAACTAA
- the hisS gene encoding histidine--tRNA ligase, whose product MELIKALRGTRDILPDEIGYWQWVESVARDILFRANYQEIRTPIFEQTALFERGIGEATDVVGKEMYTFVDRGERSITLRPEGTAGVVRSFIENKLHATGGVQRLWYTGPMFRYERPQAGRQRQFHQIGVEVLGSRDARADVEVIAIATHILQKLGLKNLNLNLNSVGNSTDRQAYRQALVDYLTQYKEELDADSQDRLSRNPLRILDSKDQRTQEIVQEAPSILEYLGEDSRAHFEQVQQLLTALEIPYSLNPRLVRGLDYYTHTAFEIISDDLGAQATVCGGGRYDGLVQELGGPETHAVGWAIGLERLVILLQQLNSLSGSSLDFYVVSRGNLAESQGLILAQKLRQNGFSVELDLSGSAFGKQFKRADRSGAVACLVLGDAEAEQQTIKLKWLKTGEEITINQSDLFDKIDQFREQIQALKNA is encoded by the coding sequence ATGGAACTGATTAAAGCATTACGAGGAACACGCGATATTCTACCTGATGAAATTGGATACTGGCAATGGGTGGAGTCTGTTGCCAGAGATATTTTATTCAGGGCAAATTATCAGGAAATTCGCACCCCAATTTTTGAACAAACGGCTTTATTTGAACGCGGTATTGGGGAAGCGACGGATGTTGTCGGCAAAGAAATGTATACGTTTGTTGACCGGGGTGAACGTTCTATTACCTTGCGTCCAGAGGGAACTGCTGGAGTGGTTCGCAGCTTTATTGAAAATAAACTCCACGCCACGGGAGGGGTACAACGGTTATGGTATACCGGGCCGATGTTTCGCTATGAACGACCCCAAGCCGGACGTCAACGACAGTTTCATCAAATTGGGGTTGAGGTGTTAGGAAGTCGGGATGCGAGGGCTGATGTTGAAGTGATTGCGATCGCAACTCATATATTACAAAAGTTGGGATTAAAAAATTTAAACCTCAACTTAAATTCTGTGGGAAATTCAACCGATCGTCAAGCCTATCGTCAAGCATTAGTAGATTATTTAACGCAATATAAAGAGGAATTAGATGCAGATTCTCAAGATCGATTATCTCGAAATCCGTTAAGAATTTTAGATAGTAAAGATCAACGGACGCAGGAAATTGTTCAAGAGGCTCCCAGTATTTTAGAGTATTTAGGAGAGGATTCTCGCGCCCATTTTGAACAGGTTCAACAGTTATTAACAGCCTTAGAAATTCCCTACAGTTTGAACCCTCGATTAGTGCGCGGTTTAGATTATTATACCCATACGGCGTTTGAAATTATTTCTGATGATTTAGGCGCTCAAGCTACAGTTTGTGGGGGCGGTCGTTATGATGGTTTAGTTCAAGAATTAGGGGGGCCAGAAACCCATGCTGTCGGTTGGGCGATCGGCTTAGAAAGGTTAGTGATTCTGTTACAACAGTTAAATTCTCTTTCCGGTTCTAGCTTAGATTTTTATGTTGTTTCTAGGGGCAATTTAGCCGAATCTCAAGGGTTAATTTTAGCTCAAAAATTGCGTCAAAATGGCTTCAGTGTGGAGTTGGATTTAAGTGGAAGTGCCTTTGGGAAACAGTTTAAACGGGCTGATCGCAGTGGTGCTGTGGCTTGTTTAGTATTAGGAGATGCAGAGGCGGAACAGCAAACAATTAAATTAAAATGGTTAAAAACAGGGGAAGAAATCACGATAAATCAATCTGATTTATTCGATAAAATTGATCAATTTCGGGAACAAATTCAAGCTCTAAAAAATGCTTAA
- a CDS encoding HEPN domain-containing protein, which yields MQSVIEKFRISIGRVRDLIALHNSIKAQSTNILDVSDILRSALVLAVSALDYYVHEVVTLGMLEIYRGQRPEPRITANTTQSAFDRFQVSLGTARQDRIIALDIESWLEDEVQQIQGEEFLEQPQSLSNLLPIISQSLSNKLNNISLLENEIREQLSYKSFQKPDKIAEALRLISDKKLWDEVAVKIGRSAQDTKQQLNAIIDRRNKIAHEADRNPTFNIGDRWPIDDNLVNDAVTFIEQVVESIDQIL from the coding sequence ATGCAGTCAGTAATTGAGAAATTTCGGATTAGTATAGGTCGTGTTAGAGATTTAATTGCTCTGCATAATTCTATTAAAGCTCAATCGACTAATATTTTAGATGTCTCAGATATTTTAAGATCTGCTTTGGTTTTAGCGGTGAGTGCATTAGATTATTATGTTCATGAAGTTGTCACGTTGGGGATGTTAGAAATTTATCGAGGTCAACGTCCTGAACCCAGGATTACTGCGAATACAACTCAATCCGCGTTTGATCGTTTTCAAGTCTCGTTAGGTACAGCACGCCAAGATAGAATTATAGCTCTTGATATTGAATCTTGGTTAGAAGATGAAGTGCAACAAATACAGGGTGAGGAATTTTTAGAACAACCTCAAAGCCTCTCTAATTTACTTCCTATAATATCTCAAAGTCTTTCTAATAAACTAAATAATATTTCCTTGTTAGAAAATGAGATTAGAGAACAATTAAGTTATAAAAGCTTTCAAAAACCCGATAAAATTGCTGAGGCGCTTCGGTTAATTTCTGATAAAAAATTATGGGATGAAGTTGCTGTTAAAATAGGAAGATCAGCACAAGATACTAAACAACAACTGAATGCGATTATTGATCGAAGAAATAAAATTGCTCATGAAGCCGATAGAAATCCAACCTTTAATATTGGTGATCGTTGGCCTATTGATGATAACCTCGTTAATGATGCTGTTACCTTTATTGAGCAAGTGGTTGAGAGTATTGATCAAATTCTATAA
- a CDS encoding sensor histidine kinase, with product MFQATRRRLGIWYTAVTAILLLLFASGFYFYVRNTLIERIDDTLNHVVEVVERSLVIESVPTPPAMSPVVLGGQFQVNVEASFRNNPNTVEDDHIDIEWFSPTGELLWSTFSQALDIPIHPNCKGETVHIFEQNQVAEMILRQVTDRVEIGRQVLGYLRVSHPWFEVTKPIQQLIFDLTLGTILMLIGVAAIGWFLSGLAMEPVRDSYQQLKQFTADASHELRSPIAMIQTNVQVALAEPNLSNSEQQQLQVIERITRRLGRLVDDLLFLARQDSGIVKPQFFAIPLDGLLMEVVEEQEAIAIQQNIHLSLNFIEDSEEIIVNSDTPLLTETEPFSLQGDWDQLVRLFTNLVSNAVQYTPSGGEIKIELKQLLKPKRQPGLGKVTESWEKNHSLLKFEGLQVIIKDTGIGISSEALPHIFDRFYRVDPSRTHRHSGGSGLGLAIAQAIVENHHGQIYLESQINQGTTVIVTLPLHPSGL from the coding sequence ATGTTTCAAGCAACCCGAAGACGGTTAGGAATTTGGTATACCGCAGTCACCGCTATTTTATTATTATTATTTGCAAGTGGGTTTTATTTCTATGTTAGAAATACCTTAATTGAACGCATTGATGATACTTTAAATCACGTTGTAGAAGTGGTAGAACGTTCTCTAGTTATTGAATCTGTTCCTACCCCTCCGGCGATGTCTCCGGTGGTCTTGGGCGGTCAATTTCAAGTAAATGTTGAAGCGAGTTTTAGAAATAATCCTAATACCGTTGAAGATGATCATATTGATATTGAATGGTTTAGTCCGACGGGAGAATTATTATGGTCTACTTTTTCTCAAGCATTGGATATTCCAATTCATCCTAATTGTAAAGGGGAAACTGTTCATATTTTTGAACAAAATCAAGTTGCAGAAATGATTTTAAGACAAGTCACCGACCGGGTAGAAATCGGGCGACAAGTCTTAGGCTATTTACGAGTGAGTCATCCTTGGTTTGAAGTCACAAAACCCATCCAGCAGTTAATCTTTGATTTAACATTAGGAACAATTTTGATGTTAATTGGTGTTGCTGCAATTGGCTGGTTTTTATCAGGTTTAGCAATGGAACCTGTACGGGATTCCTATCAACAGTTAAAACAATTTACCGCCGATGCTTCCCATGAATTAAGAAGTCCAATTGCGATGATTCAAACCAATGTCCAAGTCGCTTTAGCAGAACCTAATTTATCCAATTCTGAACAACAACAATTGCAAGTTATTGAACGAATTACTCGCCGTTTAGGTCGGTTAGTTGATGATTTATTATTTCTAGCCCGACAGGATAGCGGGATTGTTAAACCACAATTTTTTGCTATTCCTTTAGATGGGTTATTGATGGAAGTTGTGGAAGAACAAGAAGCGATCGCCATTCAACAAAACATCCATCTTTCCTTAAATTTTATTGAAGATTCTGAAGAAATTATTGTTAATTCAGATACTCCCCTTTTAACCGAAACTGAACCCTTTAGTTTACAGGGAGATTGGGATCAATTAGTCCGATTATTTACTAATTTAGTCAGTAATGCGGTGCAGTATACTCCCTCTGGCGGTGAGATTAAAATTGAATTAAAACAACTTCTTAAACCCAAACGACAACCGGGACTAGGAAAAGTGACAGAATCTTGGGAAAAAAATCATTCTCTCTTGAAATTTGAAGGATTACAAGTTATAATTAAAGACACAGGAATTGGGATTTCTTCTGAAGCATTACCCCATATTTTTGATCGGTTTTATCGCGTTGATCCCTCTCGTACTCATCGCCATAGTGGGGGGTCGGGTTTGGGTTTAGCGATCGCTCAAGCAATCGTAGAAAATCATCACGGTCAAATTTATTTAGAAAGTCAAATTAATCAAGGTACAACCGTTATCGTCACCTTACCGCTACATCCGAGCGGGTTATAA
- a CDS encoding IS630 family transposase (programmed frameshift), translating into MPAPYSYDLRSKAIAAVKRGEKKIEVSRFFKISRNTLDLWLKKERETGDYQASRQVGVGTQPKIQELEKFKEFVKKNSDKTQKQMAQLWGCEATQQNISYACRKLGISRKKTYGYRERDEEKRREFLQKLEGIERSRKVYVDEAGFDNREDYPYGYSPIGERCYALKSGKRRERVSWLSALKEGKLLAPLTFEGSCNKDLFETWLKNCLLPVLEPGDIIIIDNASFHQGEYIKELVEEAGCKIWYLPPYSPDLNKIENWWAVLKTWMKQRLNEFQTVRECVDAAFRNCPNVCA; encoded by the exons ATGCCGGCACCTTATAGTTACGATTTACGCTCCAAGGCGATCGCAGCCGTGAAAAGAGGAGAAAAGAAAATAGAGGTAAGTCGTTTCTTTAAAATAAGTCGCAACACATTAGATCTGTGGCTGAAAAAAGAAAGAGAAACAGGAGACTATCAGGCTAGCCGACAGGTAGGAGTAGGAACTCAACCGAAAATTCAGGAGTTAGAAAAATTTAAAGAATTCGTGAAAAAAAATAGTGACAAGACTCAAAAACAAATGGCCCAATTATGGGGGTGTGAGGCGACGCAACAGAATATTAGTTATGCTTGTCGAAAACTGGGTATAAGTCGA AAAAAAACTTATGGGTATCGAGAAAGAGATGAAGAAAAAAGACGAGAATTTCTTCAAAAACTAGAGGGAATAGAAAGGAGCAGAAAAGTTTATGTAGATGAAGCGGGATTTGATAATAGAGAGGATTACCCGTATGGCTACAGCCCGATAGGGGAAAGATGTTATGCACTCAAGTCCGGTAAAAGAAGAGAAAGAGTCAGTTGGCTATCAGCATTGAAAGAAGGTAAATTATTGGCTCCTTTAACCTTTGAGGGGTCATGTAATAAAGATTTATTTGAAACCTGGTTAAAGAATTGTTTGCTGCCAGTGCTAGAACCAGGAGACATTATTATTATTGATAATGCCAGCTTTCATCAAGGGGAATATATCAAAGAACTCGTCGAAGAAGCCGGATGTAAAATTTGGTATTTGCCCCCATATTCTCCCGACTTGAACAAGATTGAAAACTGGTGGGCTGTTTTAAAGACATGGATGAAACAGAGATTAAACGAATTTCAAACCGTCAGAGAATGCGTGGATGCTGCATTTAGAAATTGTCCTAACGTATGCGCGTAG
- a CDS encoding ABA4-like family protein: MTIPVDQIFNIANLFVLPFWALMIILPNWGVTRKVMESYLPFVLLACVYLYLFISSINPENAAALSNPKLSDIAHFFADENAAATGWIHFLVMDLFVGRWIYWDGQKTGIWTIHSLVFCLFAGPFGLLSHILTSWISKLFFTQPQSDINPVSNS, encoded by the coding sequence ATGACAATTCCTGTTGATCAAATTTTCAATATTGCGAACCTGTTTGTGCTTCCCTTTTGGGCATTAATGATTATTTTACCGAATTGGGGAGTGACGCGAAAAGTTATGGAGTCCTATCTTCCCTTTGTGTTGTTAGCCTGTGTTTATTTATATCTGTTTATCAGCAGTATTAACCCAGAAAATGCCGCAGCATTATCTAATCCCAAATTATCAGATATTGCCCATTTTTTTGCTGATGAAAATGCCGCAGCAACGGGATGGATTCACTTTTTAGTCATGGATTTATTTGTCGGACGTTGGATTTATTGGGATGGACAAAAAACAGGGATTTGGACAATTCATTCCTTAGTATTTTGTTTATTTGCGGGGCCCTTTGGATTATTATCTCATATTCTGACAAGTTGGATTAGTAAGCTGTTTTTTACTCAACCGCAATCAGATATTAATCCAGTATCAAATTCTTAG
- a CDS encoding type II toxin-antitoxin system RelE family toxin, whose amino-acid sequence MKSRTTFSFRKAFATLPKQVQNQAREAYRQFKRDPNYPSLRFKKVHPELPIYSARINKDYRAVGQLEGDIIIWFWIGSHTDYERLLSQL is encoded by the coding sequence GTGAAGTCACGAACAACCTTTTCTTTTCGTAAAGCATTTGCCACTCTGCCAAAGCAAGTCCAAAACCAGGCTCGTGAAGCCTATCGACAATTCAAACGAGATCCCAATTATCCCAGCCTTCGTTTCAAAAAGGTACATCCAGAATTACCCATTTATTCGGCTAGAATTAACAAGGATTATCGAGCCGTTGGACAGTTAGAAGGAGATATCATTATTTGGTTTTGGATTGGTTCGCACACAGATTATGAGAGATTACTGTCTCAATTGTAA